TGGCATAGCCTTGCGTTCGGGCATGCTACTGGCTTCCCAGCCATAGGTGATGGCGGTGATCAGCGCCCCGTGCAACAGGAGGCTGATCACGATCGCCAGTGCATAAAAGCCTTTATTCACCAGCACCCTACCCCTGCGGTGGCTCAGTCACCAGGCCGACGCTAGGCGCCCCGGCCTGTTGCAACTCGGTCATGACATTGACGATCAAACCGTATTTGGCGTCGGTATCACCCCACACCAGCACTGGGGTTTCTGGCTTCTGGCGCAGCACCTTGCCCACAGTATCCTTGATTTCGGAAAGGGGCTTGGCCTCTTTCTCGTCACTTCCCAGGTTCAAATAATAGGTACCGTCGGCGCGCACTGACACGATCAACGGCTCCTCATCGGTATCCTCCATCGGCGCCGAGGGCGCATTGGGCAGATCGACTTGGACCCCCTGCATCAATAATGGTGCCGTGACCATAAAGACAATCAGCAACACCAGCATCACGTCGATGTAGGGCACCACATTGATCTCGGATACCAACTTCTTTTTGGTTCCCTTGCGAAACACACTCATAGGGTTCGCCTACTCACTACTCAGCCGGAGTGCACTTTGCGGTGCAGGATAGAGGAAAACTCCTCAGCAAATGTTTCATAACTGGACAGTAACCACTCCGCCTTGGCCGAATAGCGGTTATAAGCCATCACCGCGGGAATCGCAGCGAACAGGCCCATCGCCGTAGCCACCAGTGCCTCACTGATACCTGGGGCTACAGTGGCAATGGTCGCCTGGTGCATAGTGGCGAGGCCACGAAAGGAATTCATAATCCCCCAAACGGTACCAAATAAACCTATATAGGGGCTGACAGAGCCCACAGTAGCGAGGAACGGCAGGTTCATCTCCACCTTTTCCTGCTCCCGTGACATAGCTACACGCATGGCGCGCTCAGTCCCCTCCATTACGGCTTCGGGACCACTGCTGCCCTGCTGGCGCAGGCGGGTAAACTCGGTAAAACCTGCTCGGAACAGGGACTCAACCCCATCCGCCTTACCCTTCTCGGCACGTTCATTGCCCTCGCGGAACAGCTTATTAAGGTCGGCACCGGACCAGAAGCGGCGTTCGAAACTACTGAGACCACGCTTGGCCTGGGATAGGTAGAGCCCGCGCTGGATAATCATGATCCAGGACACCACAGAGGCCAGTAGCAGCAACAGCATAACGAGCTGTACCAACAGGCTGGCGTTTTGGATTAGCCCCCAAAGAGAAAGTTGTTCACCGGCGTTCATCTTTTTAAATAACTGCCTTTAATGCTGAATAAATGGGTTCCGGCAGGGCACAGGGCCTGCGGCTGTCGTCAGCGACACAGGCAACTTTGACCACACCTTCGCAAATTAGCTCATTACCGCGCCAGATTTTTTGCTCAAAGGTCACCGCGGCTCGCCCCAGTTTGCCAATCGCTGCAGTAGCGCGCAATGCATCATCAAGAATGGCTGAGCGCCGGTACTGGATCTCGGCGGAGTGCACCACCAGCAACAACCCCTGCTCCGGCATCGCCGGCTTATCATAACCGAGAGAGCGCAGCAGTTCTGTGCGCGCGCGCTCCATATACTTCAAATAATTCACGTAATAGACGATACCGCCCGCATCCGTATCTTCGATATAAACACGCACGGGTATGCCAAAGACTTCCTTCACTCCCCCCCTTATCCACTAGTTTTCCCTGATACGAGCCGCCAGTCACCTATTGTCAATTTCTTCCATCTGGTTTCGGCAGACCGAAATGCTCATAAGCCAGCCCGGTAACTACCCGCCCGCGGGGCGTGCGCGCAATATAGCCCTGCTGGATCAGGTAGGGCTCAAGCACATCCTCCAGGGTATCGCGCTCTTCACTGACGGCAGCTGCGAGACTGTCCACTCCTACCGGGCCACCATCGAATTTCTCAATCATCGCCAGCAGCATACGCCGGTCGAGCTGGTCGAAACCGCGCACATCCACATTGAGCATATTAAGGGCCGCATCAGCAATGGCCGAGTCTACCGAACCATCAGCCTTTACGTCGGCGTAATCGCGCACGCGGCGTAACAAGCGGTTGGCAATTCGCGGGGTACCACGAGCGCGCCGAGCCACCTCCAAGGCACCACCCTCATCCATTTCCACCCCCATCAAACCCGCAGATCGGCGCACAATACTGGTGAGATCCTTCACGTTGTAGAATTCCAGGCGCTGCACTATGCCAAAACGGTCACGCAGGGGGGAAGTCAGCAAACCGGCTCTGGTGGTAGCCCCCACCAAAGTGAAAGGTGGCAGGTCCAGTTTGATGGAGCGCGCAGCAGGCCCTTCACCGATCATGATATCCAGCTGGTAGTCTTCCATGGCCGGATACAAAACCTCCTCCACATGGGGGCTGAGGCGATGGATTTCATCGATAAAAAGCACATCCCCCGGCTCCAGGTTGGTCATCAGCGCAGCCAGGTCGCCAGCCTTTTCCAGCACAGGACCGGAGGTGGTCTTGATCGCCACCCCCATCTCCGCTGCGATAATATTCGCCAAGGTGGTTTTACCCAGACCCGGCGGGCCGAACACCAGCGTGTGATCCAAGGCCTCTTTGCGCAATTTGGCCGCCTGGATAAAGATTTCCATCTGCTCGCGCACCACAGGCTGACCCACATAGTCCGAAAGGGTCTTGGGGCGCACAGCGCGGTCGTACTGCTCTTCCTGTCCTGTCGGCCCCACGGGCTCCGGAGCCACAAGACGGTCGGCTTCAATCATCGCTACAACTCCATCGCACTCAAATTACGCGGGCGCCATGCCCTTCAGGGCCAGGCGAATCAAAGTGGCACTGTCAGCGTCCGGTTGCTCCTTGCTAGCGCGAGCAACCATTTTACTGGCTTCTGTAGGCTTGTAGCCCAGCGCCGCCAGGGCGCTTTCAGCCTCGCCAGAGTGATTCACCTTGGGGGCGACAGCTGCAGCCATCAAAGGGATATCATTGGCATCACCAAAATCCGGGGTCAACTTATCGCGCAGCTCCACAATCAGGCGCTCGGCAGTCTTCTTGCCCACACCGGGCACTTTTACCAAAGCTGCAACATTATCCTCGGCTACGCAGCGCGCCAGGGCCGCGCCATCAAGCCCGGACAAAATAGCCAGGGCCATTTTGGGCCCTACGCCACTGACCTTGATCAGAGTGCGAAACAGCTTGCGATCGGCATCGCGAATAAAGCCATATAACTGCTGGGCCGTTTCAGAAACAGCCAGGTGAGTATGCAGCTGCACCGGCTGCCCCAGGGCGGGCAGTTCAAAAATAGTGGTCATAGGGGCGAGAACTTCGTAGCCAATCCCCTGCACATCTACCAGTAAAAGAGGTGGCTGCACTGCGGCCAAAGTGCCGCTCAGTCTTCCAATCATGTGTTATTCCAGGTCTGTTATATCTGCGCCCGCTATCGGGCCAATCCTATCAGCCGCTCACACACTGAGACGGCCACGGCGGAAACGACTGCGCGCACCACCAGCAGTGAATACCAGGGTCTGCTCGGTGTGCATATGGCAAAGGGCCACAGCAAGGGCATCGGCGGCATCCTCCTGAGGAGTCGCCGGCAGCGATAGCAGAGTCTTGACCATGTGCTGCACCTGTAATTTATCCGCAGCGCCGTTACCCACCACTGCCTGCTTGACCTTACGAGCCTCGTACTCGGCAACTTCAAGGCCGCTGTTAGCACCGGCTACGATAGCGGCACCACGAGCCTGCCCCAGCTTCAGTGCAGAGCCAGCACTTTTGGACATAAATACGCTCTCTATGGCCATTTGGGCGGGTTGGTATTGCTGGGCGATCTGGCTAATTGCATCAAAGATCAGCTTCAGTCGCCCTGGCAGTGGCCCCTCGGGTATTCGAATCACCCCACTGGCCACATAGCGGGCCTTGCCCCGCTCTACATCGATAATTCCATAGCCCGTTTTACGCGAGCCGGGGTCAATACCCAGGATTCGGGTCAAAAGGCGGCTCCCCAAAATATCTGTATGTTTATATAGTGGCGGAGTGTCCCAAGGTGGGAAGAGGGCGTCAAGGGAGAGCGGTGAGGGAGTGGGTCGAAAACCGCAGGTGTCAGGGCAGGATAACTCCTGCCCCGGGATGAACAGGCGTTAACCCAGCTCTTCCATTACCTCAGCGGGAATATCTGCGTTGGTGTAAACATTTTGCACATCATCAAGATCTTCCAGCATCTCGATCAGGCCCAGCACTTTCTCGGCACCCTCTTTATCGAGTGGAACCGTAGTGGAAGGAATCATGTCGATCTCGGCACTATCCGGAGTAAACCCAGCCTCTACCAATGCGTCCTTCACTGTCAGGTAATCCTGGAATTCAGTCGTTACCTCAACACTGCCATCGTCATTGGATTCAATATCTTCAGCTCCGGCTTCCAGGGCCGCATCCATAAGCGCATCTTCATCCACGCCGACTTCGTAGTACATCTGTCCCTTGCGCGAGAACAGGTAACTCACAGATCCATCAGTACCCAGATTGCCGCCGCGCTTGGAGAAAGCATGGCGAACCTCAGCCACGGTACGGTTGCGATTGTCGGTCAGGCACTCTACCAGCACCGCAACACCACCAACGCCGTAACCTTCGTAAACCACCGCTTCGTAGTTGTCTCCATCGGCATTTCCGGCGCCGCGAGCAATTGCCTTATCGATGGTATCGCGCTTCATATTTGCGCCCAAAGCCTTGTCGATAGTGGTGCGTAAACCCGGGTTATCATCCGGGTTCGGACCCGCTTTCGCAGCAACGGTCAATTCGCGAATAATCTTGGTGAAGACCTTGCCCCGCTTGGCATCCTGGGCCGCTTTGCGGTGCTTGATATTGGCCCATTTACTGTGTCCGGCCATTTTCCATCTCTCTTCAGTCAGTGTATGGGATGGGCAATATGCGAAGCGAGTTACCCATCAACACGGTTTGATGGGCTCACTTCGCATAGCCCTCCGGGTAAAAATCAGCTGATTTTTTCTTCCTTCTGGCGCAGGCGAATGCTCAATTCACGCAATTGCTTGGCGTCAACTTCCCCCGGCGCATCTGTCATAACACAGGCTGCACTCTGGGTTTTGGGGAAGGCAATTACATCACGGATCGAATCGGTACCGGTCATCAGCATCACCAGGCGATCCAGACCAAACGCCAGGCCACCGTGGGGCGGGGCACCGTATTTCAGCGCATCCAACAGGAAGCCAAATTTCTCGCGCTGCTCTTCTTCATCAATACCGAGGGTACGGAAAACCACCTGCTGCATTTCCTGATCGTGGATACGCACTGAGCCACCACCGAGCTCGGTACCATTCAGTACCATATCGTAAGCACGGGACAGGGCGCCGAGCGGGTTTTGCTCGAGCTCTTCCGGTGTACAGGAAGGTGCTGTAAAAGGATGGTGCAGGGCGGTGAGACTACTGTCGTCATTCTCTTCAAACATCGGGAAGGCAACCACCCACAGTGGCGCCCACTCAGAAGTGTAGAGATCCAGGTCTTCACCCAATTTGCAGCGCAATGCGCCCAGGGCCTCAGAGACAATTTTGGCATTATCGGAACCGAAGAAGATGACGTCGTCATCTTCCGCCTGCAGTCGATCTAGAATCGCCGCGCGAGTTTCCAATGGCAGGAATTTAACGATCGGTGACTGAAGCCCATTCTCAAGATCAGAGCGATTATTGACCTTGATATATGCCAGGCCTTTAGCGCCATAGATACCAACGAACTTTCCATAGTCATCCAGCTGTTTACGGGTCAGCTTTTTACAACCGCCGGGCACCTTGATCGCCGCGACACGCCCTTTGGGGTCATTGGCCGGGCCGGAGAATACCTTGAAGTCCACCTCGGTCATCAGGTCTTTGATTTCCACCATTTCCAGCGGGATACGCAGGTCCGGCTTGTCCGAGCCGTAACGCAGCATCGCCTGGTAATGGGTCATACGTGGGAACTCTCCCAGTTCAACGCCCTTCAGTTCTTTGAACAGCTTGCGCACCATACCCTCGGTGATCGCCATGATCTCTTCTTCGTCAAGGAAGGAGGTCTCGATATCGATCTGGGTAAATTCCGGCTGGCGATCTGCGCGCAGATCTTCATCGCGGAAACACTTGGCTATCTGGTAGTAGCGGTCGAAACCGGACACCATTAACAGCTGCTTGAACAGCTGCGGGGATTGCGGCAGGGCGAAGAACTTGCCCTCATGGGTTCGACTCGGTACCAGGTAATCGCGCGCGCCCTCCGGGGTAGCGCGAGTCAGAATCGGTGTCTCAATGTCGAGGAAACCGTGCTCATCCAGATAGTTGCGAATTGCCGTAGTCAGCTTGGAGCGGAAATAAAGGTTGTTCTGCATCTCCTTGCGACGCAGGTCAAGATAACGGTACTTGAGGCGCACGTCCTCGCCCACCTCAGTATGTTCATCCAGCTGGAAGGGCACGGTTTCAGCCGCGTTGAGAATTTCCAGCTCGGTGCCGTATACCTCTACTTCACCGGTATCCATATTCGGGTTTAAAGCTTCAGGCGCACGGGCGCGTACTCGACCGGTGACCTTCAGCACATATTCACTGCGCACGCGGTCAGCCATTTCGAAATGCTCAGCGGCATCCGGGTCAAATACCACCTGAACAATGCCCTCGCGATCGCGCAGGTCGATGAAGATCACACCGCCGTGATCTCGGCGGCGATCGACCCAGCCACAGAGGGTTACTACACGGTCTATGTCCGCGGAACGAAGGACGCCACAGTAGTCGCTGCGCATGGATGAAAATTCCCGTTATCAGTAGGTGAAAGATTAAATAGAGGGTACACCGCGCGGGCGGACCCGCACAGCGGGTCTAGGCCGTCTTCGCCGCCGCTTTAGCGGACTTGTCGCCTTTGGCATTACCACTATTGGCCGAGCCACCGGCCAGGTTTTTCTTGTTACCGGTCTTGAAATCGGTCTCATACCAACCGCCGCCCTTTAAGCGGAATCCAGCCGCGGAGATTTTCTTATGCAGCTCGGCCTGATCACAGGCTGGACAATCTTTAAGCGGGTCGTCGCTCATGCGCTGCAGGGCCTCCATTTCATGGCCGCAGGCATTGCACTGGTATTCATAGATCGGCATTACTCAGTACCTGGTGCTGTAAAAAGGGGGACAGAGTATACATGAGCCCCTCAGAGGGAAGAAGCTACCCACTCCTTTTGACCTGCCGAGAGGGGTTTCAGGGTCACAAAAAGGCTAAAAAATGGTGGAAAAACACTATTTTTCCAGTATTCCCCCGTGCGACAGAACAAAAACTATATATACTTCCCTCCATCACCCGCTGGAACCGCCGTTTTTTGGATGCAGCGCAGCGGGAGACCAAACACACTTTTAACGGATACACACCGAACAACAAAAGAAGGAAGTAAGCCATGGCTGTTACCAAGAAAGCTGCTACCAAAAAGGCTCCAGCAAAGAAAGCTGCACCGGCCAAAGCTGCACCAGTCAAAAAAGTAAAAGCAATCAAGGAAAAGTACACCAAAACCCAGGTGTTAAACCAGATTGCTGAGAAAACCGAGCTGTCCCGCAAACAGGTTCAGTCTGTCCTGGACGAGCTGAACGATATCATTGAGGGTCACGTCAAGAAGCGCGCTGTTGGCGAATTCGCACTGCCCGGCCTGCTGAAAATCACCACTGTGAAGAAGCCAGCCAAGAAAGCTCGCAAGGGTATCAACCCCTTCACCGGTGAAGAGACCACCTTTAAGGCCAAGCCGGCCAGCATTCAGGTGAAGGTTCGCCCACTGAAGAAGCTGAAGGAAATGGCGGAGTCCTAAGACACCCCTATTTCCCAGTACAAAAACCCCGCTCCAGCGGGGTTTTTTATTGCCATATTCGGCTGGCCCCATTTTAAAAGTGCGCTGGCTTCCCCGAGGAAAATCACCGTAAGCTCAACGCCCTCGCCCCAATATTCAGGGCTATCCGGTAATATTTATTGGCCGGCGAATAGCGTAAAATAGCCAGCTTACCGATAATTGAACCCAGTTTATTCCTATGCGCGCATCCCGATATCTCATCGCAACCCAGAAAGAAACCCCGAACGACGCAGTAGTAATCAGCCATCAACTGATGCTGCGCGCGGGTATGATCCGCCGTCTCTCCTCCGGCCTCTATACATGGCTACCCACGGGACTGCGCGTACTGCGCAAGGTGGAGAGAATTGTGCGCGAGGAAATGGACCGCGCAGGCGCGCTGGAGGTTCTAATGCCAGTAGTGCAACCGGCTGAACTTTGGGAGGAATCCGGCCGCTGGCAGCAGTATGGTCCCGAGTTGCTGCGTATTCAGGACCGCCACAACAATGACTTCTGCCTGGGACCAACTCACGAGGAAGTCATCACCGACCTGATCCGCAATGAGATCAAAAGCTACAAACAGCTGCCGGCGAGCTTCTACCAGGTGCAAACAAAATTTCGCGATGAGATTCGCCCCCGTTTCGGTGTAATGCGCGCGCGCGAATTCACCATGAAAGACGCCTACTCCTTCCATGTCGATGCAGACTCCCTGCAGGAAACCTACGACATCATGCACGGCGCTTACTGTCGTATTTTTGATCGCATTGGCCTGGACTACCGTCCGGTGCTTGCGGATACCGGCTCTATCGGTGGCTCCAGTTCCCACGAATTCCATGTATTGGCGCACAGCGGTGAAGACGATATCGCCTTCTCAACTGAATCCCGCTATGCCGCTAACGTGGAACTGGCTGAAGCCGTAGTCCCCGCCGGTGAGCGCGCCGCGCCCGGCCAAGAAATACAGGAAGTACACACCCCCGGGCAGAAAACTATCGTCGACGTCAGTGAATTCCTGAAGCGTGATCCCGCTCATTCAGTGAAAACCCTGATTGTGCTGGGTGAGTGTGAAGAGGGGGAGACTGCACCGCTGATCGCACTGGTACTGCGCGGCGATCACGAGCTGAATGAACTGAAAGCGGAAAAGCTGGCCGGCATCGCCAGTCCGCTGCAGTTCGCGCCAGAGCAACGCATTGCAGATGAGCTGGGCTGCAATATCGGTTCCCTCGGCCCGGTAGGTCTAAAAATCGACGCTGTTGTAGATAGATCTGCTGCGCATTTAGCGGACTTTATCTGCGGCGCCAACCGCGACGACTATCACTTCTCTGGTGCGAACTGGGGTCGCGATGTAGAACTCGGCCGTGTGGCCGATCTACGCAATGTGGTTGCCGGCGACGCCAGCCCAGACGGCCAGGGAACCCTGGAAATCAAACGTGGTATTGAGGTCGGCCATATTTTCCAGCTCGGCGACAAATACAGCCGCGCTATGAACGCCACCGTACTCGATGAGAATGGCAAAGAGCAGGTCATGCCCATGGGCTGCTACGGTATCGGCGTTTCCCGCATCGTGGCAGCGGCGATTGAACAAAATCACGACGACTCCGGTATTTTGTGGCCCGATGCAATTGCCCCCTTCCAGCTGGCAATCGTACCTATCAATATGCACAAGAGCGAAGTGGTGCGGGAGAAATGTGAGCACCTCTACGAATCCCTGCGCAACAAGGGCATTGATGTACTGTTGATGGATGAACCCAAAGCGCGCCTCGGAGCCATGCTTGCAGATGTCGAGTTAATTGGTATCCCGCACCGTATAGTGATCGGCGACCGCGGCCTGGAAAAAGGCGTGGTCGAATACAAAGGTCGCAGTGACGCCGAAAGCCAGGAATTTGCCGTTTCACAGCTTGAAGACGTGCTGCAGGAAAAAATCAGTTACTGATCAACGCCTTCCTACCCGGCCCGCTCCCGCGGGCTGGTCCTCCTTACAGGCCGGTCCCGGAATAGAATTGCGCCACAGGTCCGCAAAAAGACACTGCCCATTTTGCCAGGATTTCGTAAAATCCCCGGCATGATAAAAAAAACTATCACCGCGCTGTTGCTGTGCCTGCTCTGGAGTAATGCTCAATCCCAGAGCGCTGCCAATGAAGTTGATCCTGAACTGCGCCTTGCCCTGAGTGAGGCCATCAGCCAGGCGGACAGCTTCGTAGATCGCTTCGATGCAGAAGTGTGGTTGATGTCAAAATCCCAACCACTGTCCCGCTACATCAAAGACCCCAAAAGGCGTATGCATGTGTTAAAAGCGATTCACCGCGAGGCAACACGTGCAGGGCTACGCCCAGAGATTGTGCTCGCTGTGATCCAGATAGAAAGCGCCTTCAACCCCTATGCAGTTTCCCGTGTGGGAGCCCAGGGTATGATGCAGGTGATGCCATTTTGGAAAAAAGAGATCGGGCGCCCGGACGATAACCTTATCGATATGGATACCAATCTGCGCTATGGCTGTACCATCCTAAAGCACTATATCAAAAAGGCAAAAGGCAACCTGGCCAACGCCCTCGCCTACTACAACGGTAGCTACGGCCGCCACACTTATAGCAGCAAAGTCCTGGATGCCTGGGCAAACCGCTGGAGATAAACCATGACCTCCGGTTATTTATTTTTCTCCGGCGGCGCCTGCGCGCTGCTGTTATTGGCTGCAACCAAAGTATCCATGAACCACCACCAACTTGCCGTAGGACGCTGGCTGATACTGGTGTTGATAGGCGTAATCTGCTACCTGCTACTGCCCACTCTACCTGTTCTGAATGGTCCCGTTGCCTTGCTGATCCATATGCCGGTGATCCTGGTCCCCGGCGCATTCTGGCTCTTCACCCATTTACTTTGCAGAGAGGATGAACCCTTCCCGCGCTGGGGCTGGCCCCCCATTGCACTCTCTATCGCCTTTAGCATTATGGCAAATCATGCGCCAATTTCATTGAGTAACAACGCCCAGGAAACTTTCTTTAACTTGTCCCAATTCCTGCGCCTCGCTTTGATCGGCCTAGGAATGCTGACATTGTTGGGGCAGTTCCAATCCGACCTGGTAGAGGAGCGCCGACGACTGCGCGCCATTCTGCTAATTGCAGTGGGCACCTATATGTTTATTGTGATTGGTGCAGAATCCCTGTTCGCCTATCGCCCGGTACCCAATGGCGTACCAACTTTGCATGCGCTGCTGGCTAGCCTATTGTCCCTGGCCGCTTGCCTATGGCTATTGGCACTGTCGCCCAGTGCACTCGGAGAATCCCTGCAGCAGCCATCAGCAGATATCCCCAAAGAGGCAACACCAGTACCAGAGCCGGCACCAAACCTGGATGAACAGCAGCTGGCTCAATTGGTAAGGCTGCAGGAACATATGAAAAAAGGCGGCTATCGCCACACAGGGCTGACTATACGCGAACTGGCAGAGCAGCTTGATACCCGTGAACACCTACTGCGCACCCTGATCAATCGCCATCTGGGTTACCGAAATTTCAACGAATACCTGAATCAGTTCCGGATCAATGAAGCCAGCGTCCGCCTGGCCGATCCCGATCAGGCCCATCTTCCGGTGCTAACAATTGCCCTGGATATCGGTTACCGCTCATTAAGCCCATTTAATGCCGCCTTCAAACGCCGCCACAACTTGACTCCCACCGAGTACCGTCGTGAGAAGCTGCCCGCCTAATTGAACCACTATTCAGAATCCGTCAGTATTTTTTCATTTTCCGTAAGCCCCTCGGAAGAAATCTCCCCAGACTGGAAACTCCACCGCATACGTTGCCTCCGTATCCTCAGGGAAAGCAACGACTTGATTCCCAATACAGTATTGATGGTGAGCCTATGGACTTTCTATCGGATGTGGCTAACTACGGGGCCATCCACTTTAAATTGACCTTGTTTCGCTATGTTCTGGCGGCTTCGGTAATGAGCATCTGTGCGGGTTGGCTATTTCGCGCCTGGATGAACCGGCGCCGAATTCAAAAGCGCCGTGCAAGCTGGGAGGATATTCGCCGCGAAGTCAGCTACTCCTTTCTGACAGTCTGTATTTTCACTCTATTCGGTATCACGATTAACCTGTTACAGGATATGGGTATTGCCAAGCTTTACTGGCAATGGAGCGACTATCCCATATGG
This DNA window, taken from Microbulbifer sp. GL-2, encodes the following:
- a CDS encoding helix-turn-helix transcriptional regulator, with product MTSGYLFFSGGACALLLLAATKVSMNHHQLAVGRWLILVLIGVICYLLLPTLPVLNGPVALLIHMPVILVPGAFWLFTHLLCREDEPFPRWGWPPIALSIAFSIMANHAPISLSNNAQETFFNLSQFLRLALIGLGMLTLLGQFQSDLVEERRRLRAILLIAVGTYMFIVIGAESLFAYRPVPNGVPTLHALLASLLSLAACLWLLALSPSALGESLQQPSADIPKEATPVPEPAPNLDEQQLAQLVRLQEHMKKGGYRHTGLTIRELAEQLDTREHLLRTLINRHLGYRNFNEYLNQFRINEASVRLADPDQAHLPVLTIALDIGYRSLSPFNAAFKRRHNLTPTEYRREKLPA